One genomic region from Labeo rohita strain BAU-BD-2019 chromosome 7, IGBB_LRoh.1.0, whole genome shotgun sequence encodes:
- the LOC127167931 gene encoding macrophage mannose receptor 1, whose amino-acid sequence MMQNKIQLVILLAGILSMASCVPYKFILIEEPKTWVEAQSYCREKHTALATVQSDEDRAKLKEAANAVNFQSVAWIGFYKVVWHWSYQNTIISYARWDSSEPNLLNTTEVCALVKRNGRWADTYCSEKRFFFCSDSYTLYYKFRYIETSMTWHEAQTYCRTNYIDLATVKDDNENQFLVNKLNMEFDLEAWIGLSKTPGQWLWLDQTSVSSSVKWLSGQPDDASGDEKCAIASTDGELSDDTCSTPLPFYCRESGKIQRVRVAVKSDGYLNESAVMEAIEKKMKQILSDQDVIFTSSITWNVQPDGNVFQQQKTQENTQTACEEFDPVKQ is encoded by the exons ATGATGCAGAACAAGATTCAACTCGTCATTTTGCTCG CAGGAATCCTGTCTATGGCTTCATGCGTCCCGTATAAATTCATCCTGATCGAAGAGCCAAAGACCTGGGTAGAAGCTCAGTCGTACTGCAGAGAGAAACACACGGCTCTGGCGACCGTTCAGAGCGATGAAGACAGAGCCAAACTAAAGGAAGCAGCAAACGCTGTGAACTTTCAGTCTGTCGCCTGGATCGGCTTCTACAAAGTTGTTTGGCACTGGTCGTATCAAAACACGATAATCAGCTATGCGAGGTGGGATTCCTCTGAGCCGAACTTGCTCAACACAACTGAGGTCTGTGCGCTTGTAAAGAGAAACGGACGATGGGCCGACACATACTGCAGTGAAAAACgattcttcttttgcagtg ACAGCTACACACTTTACTACAAGTTTAGGTACATCGAAACAAGCATGACCTGGCACGAGGCTCAAACGTACTGCAGAACAAACTACATAGACCTGGCCACCGTTAAAGACGACAACGAGAACCAGTTTCTCGTAAACAAGCTTAACATGGAGTTCGACCTCGAGGCCTGGATCGGCCTGTCCAAGACGCCGGGGCAGTGGCTGTGGTTGGATCAGACCAGCGTGTCGTCCTCCGTGAAATGGCTCAGCGGACAGCCCGACGACGCGAGCGGAGACGAGAAGTGTGCGATTGCCAGTACCGACGGAGAGCTGTCTGACGACACCTGCTCGACTCCGCTGCCTTTCTACTGCCGCGAAAGCGGGAAAATACAGCGCGTGCGAGTGGCAGTGAAATCAGATGGATATCTGAACGAATCTGCAGTGATGGAGGCCATAGAGAAGAAG ATGAAGCAGATCCTCTCGGATCAGGACGTGATATTCACATCCAGCATAACATGGAACGTCCAACCTGACGGGAATGTCTTTCAGCAGCagaaaacacaagaaaacaCACAGACGGCATGTGAGGAATTTGATCCAGTGAAACAATAG